In Trifolium pratense cultivar HEN17-A07 linkage group LG7, ARS_RC_1.1, whole genome shotgun sequence, a genomic segment contains:
- the LOC123899486 gene encoding uncharacterized protein LOC123899486 isoform X2 yields MRAKQDSGGASISCFHCFRMQNSSSSFGMKFETIFTTKKFQSLIDATSSSNQFHVLCESSLSLQSFVSFLGQVTFTIHKERMMKQRTRLQRRYVNTWGFCNFHGWRSIQMKQFMPWTQ; encoded by the exons ATGCGGGCAAAACAGGACAGTGGAGGAGCATCgataagttgttttcattgtttcaGAATGCAGAACTCCTCTTCTTCTTTTggtatgaaatttgaaaccattttcACAACCAAAAAGTTTCAGTCACTTATTGATGCAACATCTTCTTCAAACCAGTTTCACGTATTGTGTGAGTCATCCCTTTCATTGCAGAGTTTTGTATCTTTCTTAGGTCAGGTCACTTTCACAATTCACAA AGAACGAATGATGAAGCAGAGAACACGACTGCAACGAAG GTATGTAAATACATGGGGTTTCTGCAATTTTCACGGCTGGAGAAGTATCCAAATGAAGCAg
- the LOC123896652 gene encoding serine carboxypeptidase-like → MKPPLKNASSLRLLKMYLSFTMLLLFISPSFSSPSTPKNNDYIVSSTAPFPKKLTAENLIRGLNLFPKHSINIPKNVPHFVHGNIVEKKFTFPGFVDSDPSVKELGHHAGYYSLPHSKAARMFYFFFESRNSKDDPVVIWLTGGPGCSSALALFYENGPFQFSKDNNSSLVWNQYGWDAASNIIFVDQPTGTGFSYTTDDSDIRYDEDGISNDLYDFLQAFFKEHPQFTKNDFYITGESYAGHYIPAFASRVHQGNKANEGIHINLKGFAIGNGLTNPEIQFNAYTDFALDNGLINKSEHDYINKMLPQCQKAIEDCGIKGGGACENARSICLEIFDMILAFAGDINYYDIRKKSEDLLYDFSKMDTFLNLKTVREVLGVGDVEFVSCSGAVYEAMLEDWMKNLEVGIPALLEDGIKVLVYAGEYDLICNWLGNSRWVDAMKWSGQKEFYSSPAISYLVDSEEAGILKSHGPLAFLKVKEAGHMVPMDQPKAALQMLQDWMQGKLAVRTK, encoded by the exons ATGAAGCCTCCTCTCAAAAATG CATCATCACTAAGGCTCCTCAAAATGTATCTATCTTTTACAATGTTGTTGCTCTTCATTTCACCTTCATTCTCATCTCCATCTACTCCCAAAAACAATGACTATATCGTTTCTTCAACTGCACCCTTTCCAAAAAAATTAACAGCCGAAAATCTCATAAGAGGACTTAATCTTTTTCCAAAACATTCCATAAACATACCAAAGAATGTTCCTCATTTTGTTCATGGAAATATTGTTGAGAAGAAGTTCACTTTCCCTGGTTTTGTTGACTCTGATCCTTCTGTTAAAGAACTTGGTCATCATGCAGGGTATTATAGTCTTCCTCATTCCAAAGCTGCAAG aatgttctattttttctttgaatcTCGAAACAGTAAGGATGATCCTGTTGTCATATGGTTAACTGGAGGTCCAGGATGCAGCAGTGCACTTGCTTTGTTTTATGAAAATGgtccttttcaattttcaaaggACAACAACTCGTCCCTTGTTTGGAATCAATATGGATGGGACGCG GcgtcaaatattatatttgtagACCAACCCACAGGAACAGGTTTTAGCTATACCACTGATGATAGTGATATTCGCTATGACGAAGATGGCATTAGCAATGATTTGTATGACTTCTTGCAG GCATTTTTCAAGGAGCACCCTCAATTCACTAAGAATGATTTTTATATTACTGGAGAATCATATGCTGGTCATTACATTCCAGCTTTTGCATCCAGAGTTCACCAAGGAAACAAGGCAAATGAAGGAATTCATATAAATCTAAAA GGATTTGCTATTGGGAATGGATTAACCAATCCTGAAATTCAATTCAATGCATATACAGATTTTGCATTAGACAATGGACTAATTAATAAGTCTGAACATGACTATATCAACAAGATGCTCCCACAATGTCAAAAGGCCATAGAAGATTGTG GCATTAAAGGTGGTGGTGCGTGCGAGAATGCAAGAAGTATTTGCCTTGAAATATTCGATATGATCTTGGCATTTGCCGGCGACATTAAT TACTACGACATCAGAAAGAAATCTGAAGATCTCTTGTATGACTTCTCCAAAATGGACACATTCTTGAACTTGAAGACAGTAAGGGAAGTTTTAGGTGTTGGGGACGTGGAATTTGTTTCTTGCAGTGGCGCGGTATATGAGGCCATGTTGGAGGATTGGATGAAAAATCTAGAAGTTGGTATTCCTGCTCTTCTTGAGGATGGAATCAAGGTGCTTGTGTATGCTGGAGAATATGATCTCATATGCAATTGGCTTG GGAATTCAAGGTGGGTTGATGCCATGAAGTGGTCAGGTCAAAAAGAATTTTATTCATCTCCTGCAATTTCTTATTTGGTTGATAGTGAAGAAGCAGGAATTCTAAAAAGCCATGGACCTCTAGCTTTCCTCAAG GTGAAAGAGGCTGGTCACATGGTTCCTATGGATCAACCAAAAGCAGCACTTCAGATGTTACAAGATTGGATGCAAGGGAAACTAGCAGTAAGGACAAAATAA
- the LOC123899486 gene encoding uncharacterized protein LOC123899486 isoform X3, giving the protein MRAKQDSGGASISCFHCFRMQNSSSSFGMKFETIFTTKKFQSLIDATSSSNQFHVLCESSLSLQSFVSFLGQVTFTIHKERMMKQRTRLQRRYVNTWGFCNFHGWRSIQMKQIYD; this is encoded by the exons ATGCGGGCAAAACAGGACAGTGGAGGAGCATCgataagttgttttcattgtttcaGAATGCAGAACTCCTCTTCTTCTTTTggtatgaaatttgaaaccattttcACAACCAAAAAGTTTCAGTCACTTATTGATGCAACATCTTCTTCAAACCAGTTTCACGTATTGTGTGAGTCATCCCTTTCATTGCAGAGTTTTGTATCTTTCTTAGGTCAGGTCACTTTCACAATTCACAA AGAACGAATGATGAAGCAGAGAACACGACTGCAACGAAG GTATGTAAATACATGGGGTTTCTGCAATTTTCACGGCTGGAGAAGTATCCAAATGAAGCAg ATTTATGATTGA
- the LOC123899484 gene encoding alpha-L-fucosidase 1-like yields the protein MNMNNINRNMKTRLKSFIKTHNPNLKIQTCTKPIFPIQILFLTLCSSLIPVLSYHKPPPLPILPLPNAFQLQWQKSNMALFFHFGPNTFTDSEWGTGHADPTIFNPTKLNASQWILVAKEYGFSRVLLTAKHHDGFCLWPSEYTDYSVRSSNWRNGNGDVVADLAAAAKDAGVGLGVYLSPWDRHEECYGDTLRYNQHYLAQMTELLTSYGEIKDIFLDGAKGEGEKNMEYFFESWFSLIHQLQPSAAIYSDSGPDNRWVGNEYGIAGSTCWSLFNRSVIGIGDIDNDPEYLKQGDPFGSEWVPALCDVSIRPGWFWHPSEHPKSARKLLEIYYTSVGRNCKLLLNVPPNSSGLISSEDIQVLREFSELRRSIFSHNLAASASLNASSTRGGIRDSRFSPYKVLEEGIHTYWAPEESQTKWILYINLKELVSFNVLQVQEPIQMGQRVIEFHLEALNRDGLWKRVVNGTTIGYQRLLLFPKLKSQYLKLVVDKSRAEPLISYLGIYMDPVTILNENVSDKRSATYFNGTQFLRSTTNNSSHSATM from the exons ATGAATATGAACAACATAAACAGAAACATGAAAACAAGATTGAAATCCTTCATCAAAACCCATAATCCCAATCTCAAAATCCAAACTTGCACAAAACCCATTTTCCCAATCCAAATACTCTTCCTAACTCTATGTTCTTCTCTAATCCCTGTCTTATCATACCATAAACCACCACcacttccaattttacccctccCCAATGCATTTCAGCTCCAATGGCAAAAATCCAACATGGCCCTTTTCTTCCACTTCGGACCAAACACTTTCACAGACTCAGAATGGGGTACTGGTCACGCTGACCCAACAATCTTCAACCCCACAAAACTCAATGCATCTCAATGGATTCTTGTTGCTAAAGAATATGGATTTTCTCGAGTTTTGTTAACTGCGAAACATCATGATGGGTTTTGTTTATGGCCTTCTGAGTACACTGATTATTCAGTGAGGTCAAGTAATTGGAGAAATGGGAATGGTGATGTTGTTGCTGATCTTGCCGCCGCCGCGAAAGACGCCGGAGTTGGTCTTGGGGTTTATCTTTCGCCGTGGGATCGGCATGAAGAGTGTTATGGTGATACCTTGCGGTATAATCAACATTACTTGGCACAAATGACTGAGTTACTCACAAG TTATGGAGAGATAAAGGACATTTTTTTGGATGGTGCGAAAGGAGAAGGAGAGAAGAACATGGAATATTTCTTTGAGAGTTGGTTTTCTCTCATTCACCAGCTCCAACCAAGTGCCGCAATTTATTCTGATTCTGGTCCTGACAATAGGTGGGTTGGTAATGAATATGGGATTGCTGGATCCACTTGTTGGTCTCTTTTCAACCGGTCCGTCATTGGAATTGGTGACATCGACAATGATCCAGA ATACCTAAAGCAAGGAGATCCATTTGGTTCTGAATGGGTGCCTGCTCTTTGTGATGTCTCTATCAGACCTGGTTGGTTTTGGCATCCTTCAGAACATCCAAAATCTGCGAGGAAACTACTTGAAATATACTATACTTCCGTTGGTCGAAACTGTAAGCTGTTATTGAATGTCCCCCCAAACTCCTCGGGCCTTATTTCATCTGAAGATATTCAGGTTCTTCGAGAGTTCAGCGAACTCCGTCGCTCCATATTTTCCCACAATTTGGCTGCAAGTGCTTCACTTAATGCCAGCAGCACTAGAGGAGGTATCCGAGATTCTCGCTTTAGTCCATACAAAGTTCTTGAAGAAGGTATACACACTTATTGGGCTCCCGAGGAGAGCCAAACTAAATGGATATTGTACATAAATCTCAAAGAACTAGTATCCTTTAATGTTCTACAAGTTCAAGAGCCTATTCAAATGGGACAAAGGGTGATTGAGTTTCATCTTGAGGCTTTGAACCGAGACGGTTTATGGAAGCGAGTTGTAAATGGCACCACAATTGGATATCAGAGGCTGTTGCTGTTTCCGAAACTAAAATCTCAGTATTTGAAGCTAGTTGTAGACAAGTCAAGGGCAGAACCTTTGATATCTTACTTAGGGATCTACATGGATCCAGTTACAATTTTGAATGAGAATGTATCTGATAAAAGATCGGCTACCTATTTCAATGGAACTCAATTTCTTCGCAGTACCACGAACAATAGTTCTCACAGTGCTACAATGTAA